Below is a window of Sulfurimonas sp. DNA.
ACGGGTTGATATTTTCTAAACTTGGTCTTGGTACTTTTAATAAAGAACCTTATAAAGAGGAAAATTATGTATTTCACTATATTGAAGCTGTAAAGCAGGCAATAAGAAGTGGAATAAATTTGATAGATACAGCTAGTAACTATAGATACGGGCAAAGTGAAAAAGAGATAGGTGAAGCTTTAGTTGAACTTGGTGATGAGGTTAAACGTGAAGAGCTTATAATCTGTTCTAAAGGCGGATTTATTCAGCTAGATTTCCCTTTCCCTGAAAATCCGTATACATGGATCAAAGAAAACATAACAGATGCAGGTCTTGCAACTGAAGATGAGATAGAACTAGATCAGCACTGTATGACACCTGATTATTTAGAGTGGAGCTGTAGACGCTCTCTTGAGAATCTTGGAGTTGAATCGTTAGATATATACTATCTTCACAATCCTGAGATGCAAATATTAAAGCTTGGAAAAAAAGACTTTTATAAACAAATTGAAAAAGTGTTTCAAAGGTTTGAAAAACTTGCTGACGAAGGCTTATTTAAAACTTACGGTGTAGCTGTATGGAACGGTTTTACTGCTGAGAACGAAGAACTTATAAGTTTAGAAAAACTTGTAGAGATCGCAGAAAAAGTTGGTGGAGAAAACCACAGGTTTAAATATATCCAGCTTCCGTTTAATATGGGTAAAACAAACGCTTATACTACTCCTACGCAGAAAGTAAATAATCAAGAGTGTTCTATTATTAATGCTGCGTATAAACTTGGAATTGGTGTAATAAGTTCATCTTCACTGCTTCAGATGAACCTGTTTAAAAAATCTTTTACGGCTGAGACAGGTGTAGTTTTAGATAGTTCAATGACTCTAAAGAGTGATATACAACTTGCACTTCAGTTTGTTCGCTCAACTCCGGGAATTGTTAGTTCATTATTTGGTTCTAAAGTTCCTGTTCATATTAAAGAGAACTGTGAGATCTCAAAAGTTAAGTCAGTAAAAAGAGAAAAATATGACTTACTGTACAGGCTGTAAGTTTTGATTTATGACGTAATCGTAGTCGGTGGTGGAATTGCAGGTTTAATGGCTGCAATAGAAGCTAAGACCAATTCCAATAAAGTAGCTATAGTTACAAAAGGAAATATATTTAAATCAAACTCTTCACTTGCCAGTGGAGGGATAAATTCTGTTTTAGATAAAAATGACACTCATGAGATAAAAAAACATATAGATGATACACTTAAAGGCGGTTACGGTTTAAGTGACAAAAAAAGTGTATCTTATATGTGTAACCGTGCTCCGCATATAATCAAAAAACTTGTATCTTACGGTGTTGAGTTTGACAAAGATGAAAACGGTGAGATAGCACAAAGAAGTTTCGGCGGTGGTATATCTAAGAGAACTTGTTATGTGGGTGATAAAACAGGTTCAGCTATTATGCAGGCTCTTATTAAAAAAGCAAAAATTATGGGTGTTACATTTGTAGCAAACAATTTTGTTATGAATATTACAAAACTAAATAATCAAATAAGCGGTGTAGTAGCTATAAGAAGAATAGATTCATCACTTATGGTATATCCAGCAAAGGCAGTAATACTTGCCGGTGGTGGTTATGCAGGTATATATAGAGGACACTCTACTAATGCACAAGATTATACAGGTGATATGCTTGCAATCGCTCTAAGAGCAGGGTTGAATTTAAAAGATATGGAGTTTGTTCAGTTCCATCCTACAGGAATGAATAAAAGCTCTTATCTTATCAGTGAAGCTGCTCGTGGTGAAGGCGGACACTTAGTAAATAGTGACGGAAAGCGTTTTGTAGATGAACTTGCTACAAGAGATATTGTCTCACGCGCTATTTTAAAAGAGATTAATGATGGTAAAAAAGTATATTTAGATCTTAGACATTTAGATAAAGAACATATTGAAACAAAACTCCCAAGTCTATATAAGGCAGCTTATAATCAAGCAGGGATTGACGTTACAACTGAATTACTTGAAGTTACTCCGGTTGCTCATTACTCTATGGGTGGTATAGAATCTTTAATGACAAAAACAGATATCAAAGGTCTGTTCGTTTGTGGAGAATGTGCAGTTAATAATATACACGGTGCAAACAGATTAGGCGGTAACTCATTACTAGAAGGTGCAGTATTTGGTGAACTTGCAGGTGAAAATGCAAGAGAATTCGCGAAACATAAAGATTTTTTACCGATCGATTACAATATTGTAGTCAAAGATCAAAAAGTTGTAGATAACATTTTTGACAGAGATACTACAAAAAACTTTAACTCCATGCGTATAAGTATGGGGGAAACTATGTTTAAGTATGCAGGTATACATAGAGATTATGACTCTCTAATTAAGGCATTTGATTATATAAAATATTTGAGAAAGCAAGCAGGTAGCTTACACTGTATAGATAAAGGAAGAAACAATAATGTAGAACTTATATCTATCCTTGAGCTAAAAAATGCACTTGAGGTTGCTGAAGCAGTCGTCTTGAGTGCACTCGAGAGAGAGGAAAGCCGCGGTGCTCATTCAAGAGATGATTTTCTTGAGTCTGATGCAGACAAAGAGAGATCAATCTTAGTGAATGAGCCAAAAAAAGGTTTTTTCAAAGTGTGGTATGAAAATAAAAGCGCTTTATTAAACCAAGTAATCAAACTAATCAAAAATTAAAGGAGAAATGATGGCAAAAGTAATGTTAAGAGAAAATAATGGAGAGATCTCTTTCTATGTAGCAAAAAAAGATATGGAAGAGACTATTGAGAGTATAGAGTTTAACACTGATGAAAAATGGGGTGGAGAAGTAGAACTTAGCAATGGTGAGACATGGTGGATTGAACCAGGTCCAAAAAATTTACCTAAAGAAACTGTTTGTAAAAAGATAGCTGATTAATAATTAGTCACATATCTGCTTTTTTTTTATATATATTTGAGTATAATATCATCATATAAATAAAATAAGAAGATATGTAGAATGAATCCACAATGTGATATGTGTTTAACACACAAAGAATTATTAGTTTTATATGATATAGCATCATTAATATCAGATTCTAGAGATATTCAAAAATCTCTAGAGAAATCATTGACTGCGTTAAAAAATGCGCTAAATTTAGGTAATTGTGTCATCTATAAACTAGAAGACGAGAATCTAAGTATTTGTGCATCTACAGGTTTTAGCAAGCATCAAAAAAATATTTCAGAATATAAACTTGGTGAGGGTGCTACTGGTTTAGCTGCCAAGAGTATGGAACCTGTTGTTATCGAAAATATTCATAATGATATTATATTTTTAAACAAATCTGGAAGTAGAAACAGTGATGCTATATCTTACATAGCAGTTCCTCTAATTGCAGAAGATAAAGTTATAGGTGTAATAGGTGCAAATCTTACAAAATCTACACAAATAGATTTTGAAGAGACAGTAAGAATAATGAGTATTATCAGTTCATTATTTGCACAATATATAAATTCTAATATGTCTATTGAGAAAGAAAAAGAAAGGCTTACAGAATTAAAACAGTACTACAAAATGGAATGGGATTCTAAGGTGCATAACTTTGGAGATATTATAGGTGATAGCCCAAAAATGCAAACTGTTTACCAAGTTATAGAACGTATAGCTCAAAGTGAAGTTACGGTTCTTGTTCGTGGTGAAACAGGTACAGGTAAAGAACTTGTTGCAGCTTCTATCCATAAAAGAAGTAAAAGAAGTGATGAACCTTTTATCAAACTAAACTGTGCAGCTATTACAGATACACTTTTAGAGAGTGAACTTTTTGGTCATGAAAAAGGTGCATTTACAGATGCTAAAGAGACTAGAAAAGGTAGGTTTGAGCTGGCTGATGGCGGTACACTTTTCCTAGATGAGATAGGGGACATCTCTGCATCTGCTCAAGTTAAACTTTTACGTGTATTACAAGAGCGTGAGTTTGAGCGTGTAGGTGGTTCTAAAACTATCCGCGTGAATGTTCGTCTGGTTGCTGCGACAAACAGAGATTTGGAGCAAATGGTAAAAGATGGAGAGTTTAGAGAGGATCTATATTACAGACTAAATGTTATACCGATAGATCTTCCGCCACTTCGTGAAAGAGGTGAAGATATAAAACTTTTAGTTAACTTCTTTTTAGAACGTTCAATGCTTAACCATAAAAAAAGAGTAAGCATTACTGATGAAGCTATGCAAAAACTTATGGCTTATCCATGGCCTGGTAATGTGCGTGAACTTGAAAATACGATTGAGCGTATAGTTCTTATGGGTAATGAAGACGGAATCACAGCAAGTGATATGATGCTTCTTTTACCAGCACTTAATAATGAGAAACTGAAAGATGAATACACTCAAATTCCATTAGAGAATAAAACTCTAGATGAATTGGAAAAAGAAGCTATCGTAAATGCTTTAGAAAATAGTGGGGGCAATCAAGCTGAAGCTGCTAAGTCTTTAGGAATTACTCAAAGACAAATAGGATATAAGGTAAAAAAATATGGAATCTAGTATAAAATACAATGACGAAGAATTAGAGCTTTGTGAAGATTTTATAGATGTAGGCTAT
It encodes the following:
- a CDS encoding L-aspartate oxidase; translated protein: MIYDVIVVGGGIAGLMAAIEAKTNSNKVAIVTKGNIFKSNSSLASGGINSVLDKNDTHEIKKHIDDTLKGGYGLSDKKSVSYMCNRAPHIIKKLVSYGVEFDKDENGEIAQRSFGGGISKRTCYVGDKTGSAIMQALIKKAKIMGVTFVANNFVMNITKLNNQISGVVAIRRIDSSLMVYPAKAVILAGGGYAGIYRGHSTNAQDYTGDMLAIALRAGLNLKDMEFVQFHPTGMNKSSYLISEAARGEGGHLVNSDGKRFVDELATRDIVSRAILKEINDGKKVYLDLRHLDKEHIETKLPSLYKAAYNQAGIDVTTELLEVTPVAHYSMGGIESLMTKTDIKGLFVCGECAVNNIHGANRLGGNSLLEGAVFGELAGENAREFAKHKDFLPIDYNIVVKDQKVVDNIFDRDTTKNFNSMRISMGETMFKYAGIHRDYDSLIKAFDYIKYLRKQAGSLHCIDKGRNNNVELISILELKNALEVAEAVVLSALEREESRGAHSRDDFLESDADKERSILVNEPKKGFFKVWYENKSALLNQVIKLIKN
- a CDS encoding aldo/keto reductase, which codes for MSFATQEDTLNFAKKFSNYKDFYTQHNGLIFSKLGLGTFNKEPYKEENYVFHYIEAVKQAIRSGINLIDTASNYRYGQSEKEIGEALVELGDEVKREELIICSKGGFIQLDFPFPENPYTWIKENITDAGLATEDEIELDQHCMTPDYLEWSCRRSLENLGVESLDIYYLHNPEMQILKLGKKDFYKQIEKVFQRFEKLADEGLFKTYGVAVWNGFTAENEELISLEKLVEIAEKVGGENHRFKYIQLPFNMGKTNAYTTPTQKVNNQECSIINAAYKLGIGVISSSSLLQMNLFKKSFTAETGVVLDSSMTLKSDIQLALQFVRSTPGIVSSLFGSKVPVHIKENCEISKVKSVKREKYDLLYRL
- the nifT gene encoding putative nitrogen fixation protein NifT → MAKVMLRENNGEISFYVAKKDMEETIESIEFNTDEKWGGEVELSNGETWWIEPGPKNLPKETVCKKIAD
- a CDS encoding sigma 54-interacting transcriptional regulator, whose translation is MNPQCDMCLTHKELLVLYDIASLISDSRDIQKSLEKSLTALKNALNLGNCVIYKLEDENLSICASTGFSKHQKNISEYKLGEGATGLAAKSMEPVVIENIHNDIIFLNKSGSRNSDAISYIAVPLIAEDKVIGVIGANLTKSTQIDFEETVRIMSIISSLFAQYINSNMSIEKEKERLTELKQYYKMEWDSKVHNFGDIIGDSPKMQTVYQVIERIAQSEVTVLVRGETGTGKELVAASIHKRSKRSDEPFIKLNCAAITDTLLESELFGHEKGAFTDAKETRKGRFELADGGTLFLDEIGDISASAQVKLLRVLQEREFERVGGSKTIRVNVRLVAATNRDLEQMVKDGEFREDLYYRLNVIPIDLPPLRERGEDIKLLVNFFLERSMLNHKKRVSITDEAMQKLMAYPWPGNVRELENTIERIVLMGNEDGITASDMMLLLPALNNEKLKDEYTQIPLENKTLDELEKEAIVNALENSGGNQAEAAKSLGITQRQIGYKVKKYGI